The Triticum aestivum cultivar Chinese Spring chromosome 5A, IWGSC CS RefSeq v2.1, whole genome shotgun sequence genomic sequence GGCCGCACCTTCGCACATCATTTGCACGCAAAAAGGGACTAAAATGAGCTAGACGGAGAACTTGAATCGCGGATTGCGGACTGTCCTTTTTTACGAAAACAAGGTTAAATTAACAGATGTGTGAGGTGTGGTAAGGTGAGAGCTGGCTGTACAACGACGAGCATGCTCTTTTCCCTATCATCGTATACATTTGTTATACTGAAAGGACCATGTGAGGTAGAATTTGCATCAACAGCATTACGACAACGTCTGCCACTCTAAAAACCACCAACTTTAACAGATCCACTTTGCCAGAACACCACTACTTGAAAAATTTCGCTGTCCAGACAGAACACCCACCAGGCATTATCATGTAAGTAGTACTGACCTACCGGAGAAACAGAAGAAGACGTCTGCCCTTACCTTCTTCAACGGCAGCAGTTGGGGCAGCCGAGCAGCCTGCGGTGGGGAGGCGGAGGGGGGGTGGAGGGGTCGAGCGCCATCGCGCGCCGCTTCCGCGGCTCGCCGGCCCGGTGTTGAAGCGGATTCCGCCCGCCGCCTCGCCTGTCGCCTCACACGGTGGAGCTCGAGCGGAGTGGCGCCGCGGGTTTCTAGGGTTGCTGTCGCTGTGACTAAAGGGACCCAAGTTCAgcctcgtactactccctccgttcactgaTACAAGGCCACTATATACTTTTATATTTTTAGGTCTAATAATTTGGATCATTAATTTTACCGGAAAAGTGAGTCATATGTCATAAAAAGTATGCCATTGAACGCACATATCAAAGAAATTTTATTAACATATTTTTGATGACATATAATTCATACTTTGTTGACCAAAATTAGAAACCAAAATTTGACAGAAAAAAAACATGTGACCTTATATATAAAAATGGAGCACTACTATAATTTCTATTTTTGCCGAGTTTCAATCTCGGCAAAAACTTCGCCGGGTGCCAAACTCGGTGCACCACACTTGACTGGACGGGCCCGTCAAGTCTTTCTATCACGAACTTAGTGAATGTTTTAAACAATGTTTGTTGATTTTCTACCAGAAAAAACTCGGTGAACCACGCCGTCAGACGGGACGGGTCGTTATCAAGTCTCGTCTGGCCAAAACTCGACAAAGATGTGACCCCTGGAACGAAAAATAGAAAATGTCCGCCGAGTCTCTGTTAGACACAACTCGGCAAACAAAGGTCGTCGTCACGGCTCCGTTGCCTGTTGTACAACAGGGCCCACCTGTCAGACTTTATGGGTTTTTTCTGACCGGAACTTGACGAACTTGAGATTCTACCGAGTTTATTTAATTCGCCAAATTGTTTTTCGTTGGAACCAGGCAAAGCCATAGCTCTGCCGAGTTGCTTATCACTGTCGAGTCCAATTTTGAATCAAACTCGGCAGACAAAAGTTTGCCGAGTTCTCGATAGAATGAACTCAGCGCGGTTCTGGAACTCATGACAAAACTAGATTCTAGTAGTGAAGGGAGTACTACGTTACACTACCACTAATAATCTTGGTCTCTGAACGGTCCGTTTGATGAGCCGCACGTGTCCGTGCATCCCGATCGCGGCACGGGACGAAGCAGACCTTTGGGTTATGTGTGGATTATGGCCAAAGTGCACCCTATAAATTTTTTGGTTATGATTCAAAGATtgatctttgtttggatggttgccaaaaAAATTCATGTCGATGAAGTAATTCTGGTTGGCCAATGCTATGATAGGAAAACTTTGAGCCACtttatgatgcgatgataaatcccgcatgaagccattccgcagacatttatttttcattatgcatgtcattatcttcgttatctcTTTATAtacatgatgaattgtcttcataagttgaagaggatctccacaaagtaaaacctgccatgtgcatttgcattcaaaagcaaactgcctatatgcacatcttcagggggagccctttgctatttatgaagacaatatctcaatccttaaactttcacatacttttatccgcgtgatctgaagacttgttacatttgaggattgtgaatcctccggccggttaggcgtcgcgttctgagagtccaagagtcattgtggatcgctggtgaacaaagtctgtgaaggtttgggagtctaccttgaagacttaccagagtgattgggcgatgactgtgtgtccttagctcaaggggaataagatgaagacacggtcttctgagttaaatctcagtaACACGGTCTCCTtaaccatacgtacagttgtcacagcaactggaactagtctgccaaatccttgtcttcatcaagctactggttctatcctccacttccttttactttacagtttgtcttggtggagtcattgcttgcctgtatgatctgattgacttcactgagtgaagactgtctactttttggcttcatactatcttccatcctgatccatactacctagctactaatagtcttcgtgttttcacttcattgcttacttcaCTATGGCTTGTctggtgtagtctaccttccgctgcatatcaataggttcatttctactgtttgtcttcaaaacccCCGTGTTTTgaaaactttcataaaaatcgcctattcaccaccTTCCCcttagtcaataactagcactttcaatatcACCTACCTCAGTAACCTTTTTTAGTCGCCACCTCAATAACCTTACCCACAAACGTCGCTAGCCCAATAGTCACAGACGAGTGAGTGACAACAACATCCAAACCACCACAGTCAACAGAGGCGGGCGGTTGGCTGGGCTCCAACAGTAATGGTGAGGGTGTCATGGGCACCGCCGAGGCCCCTAGTTAGCCCATCTCACTCAGAAGCGTCATCGAGAGAGGCAAAGTGAGCTCTCTAGCTCTTGCAACGCATGCATAATTTGCGGTATTGGAGCCACAACCTGAACGATGACTTAACTCTTGGAAGAAGTTGGCATCACAGGCAGGGTCCAGCATAAGGAAGGGACCTCCATAGaatgttgccccccccccccccctcatctgTATAACCAATGAAACTTGGGCAGCGGAGACACAACCGGCACGACCTGGAGTTCACCCAGAGTAGCCTCTGCTCTTGCGAAAACACTTCCAACATGCCTAAGGCAGTACCGAAGCTCAGTGTGACAACCTCCTTCGCGAGGACAAGATGCAAAGGCACGCCAACTAGGGTAGCATTGTCGTTGGGTGCAGGCGGTGGGGGAGGTGATGAACTAGCTCGCCAAGGTGTCATAGTCTTGTCGGTACATGATTCTGCCCGACAGAATTGAGCGATATGACCGAACTAGAGGCAACACTTACACCGGATTGGTTGCATGCAATGGCATGGTGACCTTTGGAGAGTTAACGAAAGCAACGATCCCGCAGCCACCCCCGGGACGATCTGGTGACTTGAACTTTGATTTGTCTGGAACGGCGAGGTCTTGCATCCTTGGTGGTTTGAATTAGTGTAATCACGCCAATGCGAGCTGCATTTTCTCGTCTTCAAACAGTTATGTATTGATCGGCTCACAGACATGTTACCCCGAATATACCAAATCACTATGTTCTCTAGAACTAGGGTTCAAAAGAGAAGTAACCAGGCGACGGCGAAGTAACTTTTGGATTTTGCTAACCACCGAACATCGGATTTTTAAGCAATCCAAGAGAACACTCTTAGGATCGTCAAATCCGAATCAAACGCGTGACAATTTTTCTACGCAATGTTTTCTGCAATTTTTTTATAATACACGGCAATTGTCGCTTTAGGGCATGGTAAACCCTTACGAACAACATGACAATTTTTTTTATCTATTTTCGCATGTCAATTCTGTGCGTCCGCTGGGAAATTTTTAAAATCCGACGTCAGTTTTGAAACATTTCTCCTAAATTTTTTCTTGATGTGCGTACCTCCGTAGCAAGCACGCAAGTAATCCAACAACCGATCCCATCCCATCCCATCAGTGCCTGTTGTTGTTATCCAGAGGGCAGCTTGAAGATGCAAGTTGGTTGTCTGCATCCCACACAGCCGCGTGGCCTGCGTGATCCTCCTCCTGACACCATCACTGTCACTCTCAGAGCAGGCCCCCGCCATGAGCAGCAGCAGAGCCGCGCTGCTCCGTAGACTAATAGCCCATCGCCGCCGCAGCATCGTCAGCGTCAGCGACGGCATCGGGTCAGTCCAGCGCCAGCTGATCCGCCACCATTATTCTAATCCCCACCATGGTTATTCTAATCCCGTCCCCGATCTCGCCGGGGCGCGCGCGTTTACTTCTTTATCCACGCCATGGCCATGCCGCCCGCCCGCGccgttcgcctccctgtcaccgtCGTCCTTCTTCTCGAGCCTGCTTGGAAGGGGTGCGGAGGCGGAGGTGCTGGACATGGACGCCGGCACGGTGCGGTGCGCGGCCAACTACGCGCCGCTCACGCCGCTCAGCTTCATCGAGCGCGCCGCGGCGGTGTACGGCGACCGCGCCGCGGTGGTGTACGGGGAGGCCCGGCGGCGCACGTGGAGGGAGGTGCGGGAGCGCTGCGTCCGCGTGGCCGCCGCGCTCGCCGCACGTTTCGGCGTCGCCCGCGGTGACGTGGTGAGTATGTATGGAACTGCCGTCACGCTCCCTCTGCTTTTTGCTTTGCTTGCTCTCTGCCAGTAAGAACTTGTCTGTTTTTTCACTATTCGGAATGTGCAGGTGGCTGTCCTCAGCCCCAACGTGCCGGCGATGTACGAGCTACACTTCGCCGTGCCCATGGCCGGCGCCGTCCTCTGCACGCTCAACACGCGCCACGACGCGCCCATGGTGTCCGCCCTGCTCAAGCACTCCGGCGCCAAGGTGTTCCTCGTCGAGTCCAGCCTCCTCGACGTCGGGAGAGCCGCCCTCAAGCGCCTCGCCGACTCAGAGCCCGGCGCCGCCAGCATTCCGGTCCTCGTAACCATCTCGGACGACGCCGGCCAAGACTCCGGCCGGGCGGCGGACTACGACTACGAGGGTCTCATAAAGAGCGCTCCGTCTGAGTTTGACATCCGGTGGCCCGCGGACGAGCTGGACCCGATCACGCTCAACTACACGTCCGGCACGACGTCGCGGCCCAAGGGCGTGGTGTACAACCACCGCGGCGCCTACCTCAACACCATCGGCACCGTCCTCGCCTACGACATCACCCCGATGCCGACCTACCTGTGGACGGTGCCCATGTTCCACTGCAACGGCTGGCACCTGCCGTGGGGCGTGGCCATGCAGGTCGGCACCAACGTCTGCCTCCGCCACTTCACCGCCGCCCTCATCTTCGACAGCATCGCGCGCCACGGGGTGACGCACATGGGCGGCGCGCCCACGGTGCTCAACATGATCGTCAACGCGCCGGCCGCGGACCGGAGGCCGCTGCCGGGCACGGTGCGCGTCATGACGggcggcgcgccgccgccgccccgcgtgcTTGCCGGGATGGAGGAGCTCGGCTTCGCGGTGTACCACATCTACGGCCTCACGGAGACGTACGGCCCGGCCACCGTGTGCACGTGGATGCCGGAGTGGGACGCGCTGCCGGCGGAGGAGCGCGCGCGGCTCAAGGCGCGGCAGGGGTTCCAGCACGTCgcgatggaggaggtcgacgtcaAGGACCCGACGACCATGGAGAGCGTGCCGCGCGACGGCGAGGCGGTGGGCGAGGTGATGTTCCGCGGC encodes the following:
- the LOC123105835 gene encoding butanoate--CoA ligase AAE1 isoform X2; this encodes MYELHFAVPMAGAVLCTLNTRHDAPMVSALLKHSGAKVFLVESSLLDVGRAALKRLADSEPGAASIPVLVTISDDAGQDSGRAADYDYEGLIKSAPSEFDIRWPADELDPITLNYTSGTTSRPKGVVYNHRGAYLNTIGTVLAYDITPMPTYLWTVPMFHCNGWHLPWGVAMQVGTNVCLRHFTAALIFDSIARHGVTHMGGAPTVLNMIVNAPAADRRPLPGTVRVMTGGAPPPPRVLAGMEELGFAVYHIYGLTETYGPATVCTWMPEWDALPAEERARLKARQGFQHVAMEEVDVKDPTTMESVPRDGEAVGEVMFRGNTVMSGYYKDITATKESMAGGWLHTGDLAVRHRDGYIQLKDRAKDIIISGGENISSIEVESVIFSHPAVLEAAVVARPDDHWGETPCAFVKLKDGTIATEAEIIGFCRERLPHFMAPKTVVFEDLPKTSTGKTQKFVLREKARAMGSLTKIGNSSKL
- the LOC123105835 gene encoding butanoate--CoA ligase AAE1 isoform X1 produces the protein MSSSRAALLRRLIAHRRRSIVSVSDGIGSVQRQLIRHHYSNPHHGYSNPVPDLAGARAFTSLSTPWPCRPPAPFASLSPSSFFSSLLGRGAEAEVLDMDAGTVRCAANYAPLTPLSFIERAAAVYGDRAAVVYGEARRRTWREVRERCVRVAAALAARFGVARGDVVAVLSPNVPAMYELHFAVPMAGAVLCTLNTRHDAPMVSALLKHSGAKVFLVESSLLDVGRAALKRLADSEPGAASIPVLVTISDDAGQDSGRAADYDYEGLIKSAPSEFDIRWPADELDPITLNYTSGTTSRPKGVVYNHRGAYLNTIGTVLAYDITPMPTYLWTVPMFHCNGWHLPWGVAMQVGTNVCLRHFTAALIFDSIARHGVTHMGGAPTVLNMIVNAPAADRRPLPGTVRVMTGGAPPPPRVLAGMEELGFAVYHIYGLTETYGPATVCTWMPEWDALPAEERARLKARQGFQHVAMEEVDVKDPTTMESVPRDGEAVGEVMFRGNTVMSGYYKDITATKESMAGGWLHTGDLAVRHRDGYIQLKDRAKDIIISGGENISSIEVESVIFSHPAVLEAAVVARPDDHWGETPCAFVKLKDGTIATEAEIIGFCRERLPHFMAPKTVVFEDLPKTSTGKTQKFVLREKARAMGSLTKIGNSSKL